One window from the genome of Haladaptatus paucihalophilus DX253 encodes:
- a CDS encoding universal stress protein, which translates to MGKKILVPLDGSEQATEALSYTFSEFPDADITVINVIDPIDVGYTSTVGMPGYSEEWYEESKENAAMLFEEAQEMAAEHGTSVSTATEVGQPAQTIVEFGEEFDHIVMGSHGRSGVSRILLGSVAETVVRRSPVPVTVVR; encoded by the coding sequence ATGGGAAAGAAAATCCTCGTTCCGTTGGACGGGTCGGAACAGGCGACCGAGGCACTTTCGTACACGTTTTCTGAGTTTCCGGACGCCGATATCACCGTCATCAACGTCATCGACCCCATCGACGTCGGCTACACGTCCACGGTCGGCATGCCCGGCTATTCGGAGGAGTGGTACGAGGAGTCGAAGGAGAACGCCGCCATGCTCTTCGAGGAGGCACAGGAGATGGCCGCCGAACACGGAACCAGCGTCTCGACGGCGACGGAAGTCGGGCAACCCGCCCAGACCATCGTGGAGTTCGGCGAGGAGTTCGACCACATCGTCATGGGAAGCCACGGACGCTCGGGCGTCTCGCGCATCCTGCTCGGGTCCGTCGCCGAAACGGTCGTCAGGCGGTCGCCCGTCCCCGTGACGGTCGTTCGATAA
- a CDS encoding NAD(+)/NADH kinase — protein sequence MNVGIVAQRGNERAATLAGRLRETLRDDSVAVYIDAATAERLGVDGVDVSRMAENDLVVSIGGDGTFLFSASGAGGTPILGVNLGEVGFLNAVAPEDAVAEVGAVVAEYLETGEIPSWEVPRLRANGEGDWSVHPALNEIVIQGAQRGHGQGLDYEVHVDDVEYNSGHADGLLVSTPTGSTAYNLSEGGPLVHPGVNGLILTEMCASHPMPPLVFEPDHEVVVEVSNADAAVVGSDGTQVHIEPPETITVSLASEPARIAGPSPNFFEALGKLD from the coding sequence ATGAACGTCGGTATCGTCGCACAGCGGGGAAACGAGCGGGCCGCGACACTCGCGGGACGGCTCCGAGAAACGCTCAGAGACGATTCCGTGGCGGTGTACATCGACGCCGCGACCGCAGAGCGGTTGGGCGTCGACGGCGTGGACGTGAGCCGGATGGCCGAAAACGATCTGGTCGTCAGCATCGGCGGCGACGGCACCTTCCTCTTTTCGGCGAGCGGTGCGGGCGGGACGCCGATACTCGGCGTCAACCTCGGCGAAGTCGGATTTCTGAACGCGGTCGCGCCGGAAGACGCCGTGGCCGAAGTCGGCGCGGTCGTCGCGGAGTATCTGGAGACGGGCGAGATACCGTCCTGGGAAGTGCCCCGCCTCCGTGCGAACGGGGAGGGCGACTGGTCGGTCCACCCCGCGCTGAACGAAATCGTGATACAGGGCGCACAGCGCGGACACGGACAGGGACTCGACTACGAAGTTCACGTGGACGACGTGGAGTACAACAGCGGCCACGCGGACGGCCTATTGGTTTCGACGCCGACGGGGAGCACCGCGTACAATCTCAGCGAAGGCGGGCCGCTGGTCCACCCCGGCGTGAACGGGTTGATACTCACCGAGATGTGCGCGTCACATCCCATGCCGCCGCTGGTGTTCGAACCGGACCACGAGGTGGTGGTCGAGGTGTCGAACGCGGACGCCGCCGTCGTCGGCAGCGACGGGACGCAAGTACACATCGAACCGCCGGAGACGATTACCGTCTCGCTCGCGTCCGAACCCGCCCGAATCGCCGGGCCGTCGCCGAACTTCTTCGAAGCCCTCGGAAAGTTAGACTGA
- a CDS encoding DUF7113 family protein, translated as MLLVRGEAGGTTLTGTLYERGERSPSFKGAPDEDAPYVWVCDEFYQVESGGTAQMVSGEEVHVAFETPMPRGFDTREQALDAAEEHVRTQFARIGVNADDVEFSIEKAELQ; from the coding sequence ATGTTGCTCGTTCGTGGTGAGGCAGGCGGGACGACCCTCACGGGGACGTTGTACGAGCGGGGCGAACGCTCGCCCTCGTTCAAGGGCGCGCCGGACGAAGACGCGCCGTACGTCTGGGTCTGTGACGAGTTCTATCAGGTCGAGAGCGGCGGCACCGCCCAGATGGTATCCGGCGAGGAGGTCCACGTCGCGTTCGAGACGCCGATGCCGCGCGGGTTCGACACCCGCGAGCAGGCCCTCGACGCCGCGGAAGAACACGTCAGAACGCAGTTCGCTCGCATCGGCGTGAACGCGGACGACGTGGAGTTCTCGATAGAGAAAGCGGAGCTTCAGTAG
- a CDS encoding KaiC domain-containing protein gives MSDDDDWFEAALRDDEESDDEESVSKESVDRKADGTEADSDADENAVEGNATDDAPDTGDDPLFEDDFASAFASAPGAGGGSEPDFDGGDGFDGGEFGGGGFDDGFGGEGGFDAGGFGGGGSSFDDEAFESAIPRIDIGIDGLDSMIHGGVPERTLMVAIGNAGTGKTTFGLQFLNHALSNGEKAVYVTLEESHERIVASATEKGWPYDEYVEKDRLAVVDLDPIEMANSLSSIRSELPGLVRDFGASRLVLDSVSLLEMMYQGQATRRNEIYDFTRSLKEAGVTTMLTSEASDENPYSSRHGIIEYLTDAVFVLRYVRSTDDFRETRLAIEIQKIRDANHSREIKPYDITNEGISVYQQANLF, from the coding sequence GTGAGCGACGACGACGATTGGTTCGAGGCCGCACTGCGCGACGACGAGGAATCCGATGACGAGGAATCCGTCAGCAAGGAATCCGTCGATAGGAAAGCGGACGGAACGGAAGCGGACAGTGACGCCGATGAAAACGCGGTCGAGGGAAATGCGACCGACGACGCACCGGACACCGGCGACGACCCGCTGTTCGAGGACGATTTCGCCAGCGCGTTCGCCAGCGCTCCCGGTGCCGGTGGAGGAAGCGAACCGGACTTCGACGGCGGTGACGGATTCGACGGCGGCGAATTCGGCGGTGGCGGTTTCGACGACGGATTTGGTGGCGAAGGCGGGTTCGACGCTGGCGGTTTCGGCGGTGGCGGCAGTAGCTTCGACGACGAGGCGTTCGAATCCGCCATCCCGCGCATCGACATCGGCATCGACGGCCTCGACAGCATGATCCACGGCGGCGTCCCCGAACGAACCCTGATGGTCGCCATCGGCAACGCGGGGACCGGGAAAACCACGTTCGGACTGCAGTTTTTGAACCACGCCCTCTCGAACGGCGAAAAGGCGGTCTACGTCACGCTGGAGGAGAGCCACGAGCGAATCGTCGCCAGCGCGACCGAGAAGGGCTGGCCCTACGACGAGTACGTCGAGAAGGACCGCCTCGCGGTCGTGGACTTGGACCCCATCGAGATGGCCAACTCGCTGTCGAGCATTCGAAGCGAACTCCCCGGCCTCGTCCGCGACTTCGGCGCGTCGCGGCTCGTCCTCGACTCCGTGTCGCTCCTCGAAATGATGTATCAAGGGCAGGCCACCCGCCGCAACGAGATTTACGACTTCACTCGAAGTCTCAAGGAAGCGGGCGTGACCACCATGCTCACGAGCGAAGCCAGCGACGAGAACCCCTACTCTTCCCGCCACGGTATCATCGAATACCTCACCGACGCCGTGTTCGTCCTCCGCTACGTGCGCAGCACCGACGACTTCCGCGAGACGCGACTCGCCATCGAAATCCAGAAAATCCGGGACGCGAACCACTCCCGCGAGATCAAACCCTACGACATCACGAACGAGGGCATCAGCGTGTATCAACAGGCCAACCTCTTCTGA
- a CDS encoding NAD(P)/FAD-dependent oxidoreductase — protein MIGIVGGGIAGLAAAYRLQQHGYDVQVFEASDDLGGLAATYETNGDRIEKFYHHLSASEQTIIDLIEELGLDDDLDWPIGKNAYYMDGVVHPLDKPWEILAYPHMSFYDKFRLGMLTQEIDVRGGIPKFDSYERLEDYEDVPIKDFLVEHTSRGVYENFFGPLLDAKFGSKKEKVSAAWLLGRIKFRGERDLLRGEPLGYLRGGFGRLIDALVEEVGRENITTGVYVTDLDAEDGHVTSLTTEATESAEVAAADGGTATETHDVESVVVAAMPNVLEDLTGYECDIDFQGAVCALVTMDEPLTDTYWLNIGHDAPFGALIEHTNYIPPEQYGGDHLLYVASYIQDYEEELWQLDDDEVEELWLSHIEEMFPEWDRSSVTNFRLARNPRAAPVYERGYLDMVVPYDLGDDIADGIYYAGMASKAQYPERSLNGGIVAGYECADRISGKKVVVSPDDE, from the coding sequence ATGATAGGTATCGTCGGCGGGGGAATCGCCGGATTGGCCGCCGCCTACCGCCTCCAACAGCACGGCTACGACGTGCAAGTATTCGAAGCGAGCGACGACCTCGGGGGACTCGCCGCGACCTACGAGACGAACGGGGACCGCATCGAGAAGTTCTATCACCACCTCTCCGCGTCCGAGCAGACCATCATCGACCTCATCGAGGAACTCGGACTGGACGACGATTTGGACTGGCCCATCGGCAAGAACGCCTACTACATGGACGGCGTGGTCCATCCCCTCGACAAGCCGTGGGAGATTCTCGCCTACCCGCACATGAGCTTCTACGACAAGTTCCGCCTCGGCATGCTCACGCAGGAAATCGACGTTCGCGGCGGGATTCCGAAGTTCGACAGCTACGAGCGACTGGAGGACTACGAGGACGTTCCCATCAAGGACTTCCTGGTGGAACACACCTCGCGGGGCGTCTACGAGAACTTCTTCGGCCCGCTGCTGGACGCGAAGTTTGGGAGCAAAAAGGAGAAGGTGAGCGCCGCGTGGCTGCTCGGCCGCATCAAATTCCGCGGCGAGCGCGACCTGCTCCGCGGCGAACCGCTCGGCTACCTCCGCGGCGGCTTCGGACGGCTCATCGACGCGCTCGTCGAAGAAGTCGGACGAGAGAACATCACGACCGGCGTGTACGTCACCGACCTCGATGCCGAGGACGGGCACGTCACCTCCCTGACGACGGAAGCGACCGAAAGCGCCGAGGTCGCGGCCGCCGACGGCGGCACCGCAACCGAAACGCACGACGTGGAGAGCGTCGTCGTCGCCGCGATGCCGAACGTCCTCGAAGACTTAACCGGCTACGAGTGCGACATCGACTTCCAAGGCGCGGTCTGTGCGCTCGTGACGATGGACGAACCGCTGACCGACACCTACTGGCTCAACATCGGCCACGACGCGCCGTTCGGCGCGCTCATCGAACACACCAACTACATCCCGCCGGAGCAGTACGGCGGCGACCACCTGCTCTACGTCGCCAGCTACATTCAGGACTACGAGGAGGAGTTGTGGCAACTGGACGACGACGAGGTTGAGGAACTGTGGTTGAGTCACATCGAGGAGATGTTCCCCGAGTGGGACCGCTCGTCGGTGACGAACTTCCGCCTCGCGCGCAACCCGCGCGCAGCGCCGGTGTACGAGCGCGGCTACCTCGATATGGTCGTCCCCTACGACCTCGGCGACGACATTGCGGACGGCATCTACTACGCCGGAATGGCGAGCAAGGCCCAGTATCCCGAGCGCAGTCTGAACGGCGGCATCGTCGCTGGCTACGAGTGTGCCGACCGAATTTCCGGGAAGAAAGTGGTCGTCAGTCCGGACGACGAGTAG
- the mptA gene encoding GTP cyclohydrolase MptA: MKGQLPDVQATEPDVTVGLNRVGVTGVEKLVEVARPDKRPYVLTAEFDVLVDLPSWRKGADMSRNMEVVDEVLEDAVSEPTYRLEDVCGDAAERLLEKHEYTSKAEVSMEAEFMVRDTTPESERPTQAMVDIIASATATEEETTEEIGARVTGMTVCPCSQGMMSGRAKEKLLDLGVGEREVKEFLREIPQAGHSQRGHATLTVESSGAPEVDLHELIEVARDSMSARIYNLAKRPDEDHMTFQAHADAKFVEDCVRDMAHGVVETFSDLPDDAVVTMKQSNDESIHQHNAHAERVAEVATLREEVAESSE; the protein is encoded by the coding sequence ATGAAAGGGCAACTCCCAGACGTACAGGCAACGGAACCCGACGTGACCGTCGGGTTGAATCGGGTCGGCGTGACGGGGGTCGAGAAGTTGGTCGAAGTCGCCCGACCTGACAAACGACCCTACGTTCTCACCGCGGAGTTCGACGTGCTCGTCGACCTCCCGAGCTGGCGGAAAGGCGCGGACATGAGCCGAAACATGGAGGTCGTGGACGAAGTGCTCGAAGACGCGGTGAGCGAACCGACCTACCGACTCGAAGACGTGTGCGGCGACGCCGCCGAGCGACTGCTCGAAAAGCACGAGTACACCTCGAAAGCGGAGGTCAGCATGGAGGCGGAGTTCATGGTACGCGACACGACGCCCGAGAGCGAGCGCCCCACGCAGGCCATGGTGGACATCATCGCCAGCGCGACCGCGACCGAGGAGGAGACGACCGAGGAAATCGGCGCGCGCGTCACGGGCATGACGGTCTGTCCCTGCTCGCAGGGTATGATGAGCGGCCGCGCGAAGGAGAAACTCCTCGACCTCGGCGTCGGCGAGCGCGAAGTGAAGGAGTTCCTACGGGAGATTCCGCAGGCGGGCCACTCCCAACGCGGCCACGCGACCCTCACCGTCGAGAGTTCCGGCGCGCCCGAAGTGGACCTCCACGAACTCATCGAGGTCGCCCGCGACTCGATGAGCGCCCGGATTTACAACCTCGCCAAGCGCCCGGACGAGGACCACATGACGTTTCAGGCGCACGCCGACGCGAAGTTCGTCGAGGACTGCGTGCGCGACATGGCCCACGGCGTCGTGGAGACGTTCTCCGACCTGCCCGACGACGCCGTCGTGACGATGAAACAGAGCAACGACGAATCCATCCACCAGCACAACGCCCACGCCGAGCGCGTGGCCGAAGTGGCCACGTTGCGCGAGGAAGTCGCCGAATCGAGCGAGTGA
- a CDS encoding ATP-binding protein has product MSDLGDFSNYGSDTDDSSGSETSSGTDEGRTDETSATEANDDFDRMDLDPIGEDRGLGSLAVSEGLVIGEDSDDTCLRAYITAPNRGDVRIGKYLLVPYPDGEKLFCRITTLEYAQEFHSDDATEIHARRAMRNGTIDETDYKFMATLEPIAVLFSDGGELKRRMTDRVPKPETVVRQASDKREIKTGLKIPEDGVFLGHLSVGGEKVRTAAEPPTIDYRVTDDYDSGDPLVFRHSLVAGGTGSGKTHGAKNILRQYLADERTYPMEDGRDARMAVVQFDPQDEYAQMHDDNPDVTASDERAWEREGIAHGGHDETVAFVPKVGGSTYAASHHDAEQIEFTIPFSMVRDNQWLVAGASLNDNQYGALTHLLNRFFRSHGDGGTYQEFLSYLDDPALREELDETGRVHEATFDAVKRRARSVPSGVFDQSAKSITELVPQFVRSGRLSVVPTYHLPSSRAKEMVVLAVSSLLIDEKLSNAPEFPTIKETPLLVGMDEAHNFLSNADSVQARKVIGKFTDAAKQGRKERLGLFLITQDPQDIAESVFKQINTTVVLNLGDEDAIKSVNIPTSLEKKVPYMEKGQMVVYSPDNSEPVEITGLPKCVTRHGRD; this is encoded by the coding sequence ATGAGCGATTTGGGCGACTTCTCGAACTACGGGAGCGACACCGACGACTCGTCGGGGTCGGAAACGTCGTCAGGAACCGACGAAGGGCGGACGGACGAAACGAGCGCGACGGAGGCAAACGACGACTTCGACCGCATGGACCTCGACCCCATCGGCGAGGACCGCGGCCTCGGCAGTCTCGCCGTATCGGAGGGCCTCGTAATCGGCGAGGACAGCGACGACACCTGCCTCCGGGCGTACATCACCGCGCCGAACCGCGGCGACGTACGAATCGGGAAGTACCTGCTCGTGCCGTATCCCGACGGCGAGAAGCTCTTCTGTCGCATCACGACGCTGGAGTACGCACAGGAGTTCCACAGCGACGACGCCACCGAGATTCACGCCCGGCGAGCGATGCGCAACGGGACGATAGACGAGACGGACTACAAGTTCATGGCGACGCTCGAACCCATCGCGGTCCTCTTTTCCGACGGCGGCGAGCTAAAGCGGCGGATGACCGACCGCGTGCCGAAACCCGAGACGGTGGTCCGACAGGCGAGCGACAAGCGCGAAATCAAGACGGGGCTGAAGATTCCCGAGGACGGCGTGTTCCTCGGGCACCTCTCCGTCGGGGGCGAGAAGGTTCGAACCGCCGCGGAGCCGCCGACCATCGACTACCGCGTGACGGACGATTACGACTCGGGCGACCCGCTCGTCTTCCGCCACTCGCTCGTTGCGGGCGGCACCGGGTCCGGGAAGACCCACGGCGCGAAGAACATCCTCCGGCAGTACCTCGCCGACGAACGCACGTATCCGATGGAGGACGGCCGCGACGCACGGATGGCCGTCGTGCAGTTCGACCCGCAGGACGAGTACGCCCAGATGCACGACGACAACCCGGACGTGACGGCGAGCGACGAGCGCGCGTGGGAGCGCGAGGGCATCGCCCACGGCGGCCACGACGAAACCGTCGCGTTCGTCCCGAAGGTCGGCGGTTCGACGTACGCCGCGAGCCACCACGACGCCGAGCAAATCGAGTTCACGATACCGTTCTCGATGGTCAGGGACAACCAGTGGCTCGTCGCGGGCGCGAGCCTCAACGACAACCAGTACGGCGCTCTCACGCACCTCCTGAATCGGTTCTTCCGGAGCCACGGCGACGGCGGAACGTATCAGGAGTTCCTCTCCTACCTCGACGACCCGGCGCTCCGCGAGGAGTTGGACGAAACCGGGCGCGTCCACGAGGCGACGTTCGACGCGGTGAAGCGCCGCGCCCGCTCCGTGCCGAGCGGCGTGTTCGACCAGTCGGCGAAGTCCATCACCGAACTCGTTCCCCAGTTCGTCCGGTCCGGCAGGCTCTCGGTCGTGCCGACCTACCACCTGCCGTCGAGTCGGGCGAAGGAGATGGTCGTCCTCGCCGTGTCGAGCCTCCTCATCGACGAGAAGCTCTCGAACGCGCCCGAGTTCCCGACCATCAAGGAGACGCCGCTCCTCGTCGGGATGGACGAGGCGCACAACTTCCTCTCGAACGCCGACAGCGTGCAGGCCCGGAAGGTCATCGGCAAGTTCACCGACGCGGCGAAGCAGGGCCGCAAGGAGCGACTCGGCCTGTTCCTCATCACGCAGGACCCGCAGGACATCGCCGAATCCGTGTTCAAGCAGATAAACACGACCGTCGTCCTCAATCTGGGCGACGAGGACGCCATCAAGAGCGTGAACATCCCGACCAGTCTGGAGAAGAAGGTGCCGTACATGGAGAAGGGTCAGATGGTCGTCTATTCACCGGACAACTCCGAGCCGGTCGAGATCACCGGATTGCCGAAATGTGTCACCCGGCACGGCCGAGACTGA
- a CDS encoding DNA double-strand break repair nuclease NurA: MTLDPVHFDGIAELADRIEYEGEERDHRELARNVWENYLDPLFHDGTEILEPLSDLRRKRANIEELALEADQFGTMHGLDSGTINPQPFKNGLVVDVAHAAMSSSPSDLDLHGSRTIVKAVHTNDATTEFGTDWESYSEGSKRRIVHAPRRDDYERDIVHALALYRAESRHALDHADDVSDFLLLDGPVYPKGIIRWRDRGSILPDLFEESDEVRTILQNYVELVETFAERDVPLAGFVKNISAKSIIRTLRAKGVNTPWVHDAAFFSQVLERGEYENGEYERFTDDMTLTNWFVSRAGSDAFFGSTEAARHVEREYAPEQYELTFCVVYDPRRRLLFKIEAPRIFTEDETCRRRIERQLLKEIAISKGPPTVITKADSLAQIGRNSTDSLITSFERSFDTELDRNYNDIRWGLDY; the protein is encoded by the coding sequence ATGACACTCGACCCCGTTCACTTCGACGGCATCGCCGAACTGGCGGACAGGATTGAGTACGAAGGGGAAGAGCGCGACCATCGGGAACTCGCACGGAACGTCTGGGAGAACTACCTCGACCCGCTGTTTCACGACGGGACGGAGATACTCGAACCGCTCTCGGACCTCCGTCGGAAGCGCGCCAACATCGAGGAGTTGGCGCTCGAAGCCGACCAGTTCGGGACGATGCACGGCCTCGATTCGGGGACCATCAACCCGCAACCGTTCAAGAACGGGTTGGTGGTGGACGTGGCGCACGCCGCGATGAGTTCGTCGCCGTCGGACCTCGACCTGCACGGGTCGCGGACCATCGTCAAGGCGGTCCACACCAACGACGCGACGACGGAGTTCGGCACGGACTGGGAGTCCTACAGCGAGGGGAGCAAGCGACGCATCGTCCACGCGCCGCGCCGGGACGACTACGAACGGGACATCGTGCACGCGCTGGCGCTGTACCGCGCCGAGAGTCGGCACGCGCTCGACCACGCCGACGACGTGTCGGACTTCCTCCTGCTGGACGGGCCGGTGTACCCGAAAGGCATCATCCGCTGGCGCGACCGCGGGTCGATACTTCCCGACCTGTTCGAGGAGTCGGACGAGGTGCGGACCATTCTGCAGAACTACGTCGAACTGGTGGAGACGTTCGCCGAGCGCGACGTGCCGCTCGCGGGGTTCGTCAAGAACATCTCCGCGAAGTCCATCATCCGCACGCTTCGGGCGAAAGGGGTGAACACGCCGTGGGTGCACGACGCGGCCTTCTTCTCGCAAGTCCTCGAACGCGGCGAGTACGAAAACGGGGAGTACGAGCGGTTCACCGACGACATGACCCTGACGAACTGGTTCGTCTCCCGCGCCGGGTCCGACGCCTTCTTCGGGAGCACGGAGGCCGCACGGCACGTCGAGCGAGAGTACGCGCCGGAGCAGTACGAACTGACGTTCTGCGTCGTCTACGACCCTCGGCGGCGATTGCTGTTCAAGATAGAAGCACCGCGGATCTTCACCGAGGACGAGACGTGTCGGCGGCGTATCGAGCGCCAACTCCTGAAAGAAATCGCCATCTCGAAGGGACCGCCGACGGTCATCACGAAGGCCGATTCGCTGGCGCAAATCGGTCGAAATAGCACTGATTCGCTGATAACGAGCTTCGAAAGGTCGTTCGATACCGAACTCGACCGGAACTACAACGACATCCGGTGGGGGCTCGACTACTGA